Part of the Tepiditoga spiralis genome, AAATAGAAGGGTATTCAAAATTTCCTGTAAAAGAAACATCGAAAATTATAGAATTTTCTTTTATTGAGTTTGTTGGTATAATAAATTTTTTCGAAGGAACTGCTGATATAATTATATCTGAGTTTGATACAAAGTTTAAGATATCTTTATAATCAGTATATTTTTGACAAACTCTAACACTTGCATTTTCATTTAAAAACATTAAAGCTAATGATCTTCCAACAGCTAAAGAATCATTAATTATAGTTACTTTTTTCCCATTTAAATTAAACGGATTTTCTTTTACAGTATCAGGATATTTTCCAAAAGTTTTCATATGTGATTCAAAAATTCTATTGTATCTTTTTAAAACATATAAAATACCTTTGGCAGTTGGTGGAATAATTAGTTTTCTTAAGCCATATTCATCTTGAAACTTTTCATGCTGCATTAAGTATCCTAAGTATTTATTATTTAGACCTTCAATATCTTTTTCAAAGGAAACTAAATTCATAAAATGAGTATCTTTTCCAAAATCAATTGGATACAAAGTTATTATTCCATTAATACTTTCATTTTTATTAC contains:
- a CDS encoding bifunctional 5,10-methylenetetrahydrofolate dehydrogenase/5,10-methenyltetrahydrofolate cyclohydrolase — translated: MQNKLFSIKTIIDMFDKPIFKKNIELYKNNNINPKIVCIITSDDLGSLSYSKGINNICKEFNIDFENFYAYSRHELTDIINSCNKNESINGIITLYPIDFGKDTHFMNLVSFEKDIEGLNNKYLGYLMQHEKFQDEYGLRKLIIPPTAKGILYVLKRYNRIFESHMKTFGKYPDTVKENPFNLNGKKVTIINDSLAVGRSLALMFLNENASVRVCQKYTDYKDILNFVSNSDIIISAVPSKKFIIPTNSIKENSIIFDVSFTGNFEYPSIYEKVYKISPMWKLVKKGNRINDMTLHRLISNLFYLTNRNLPEKDLIELKNFENSIIPKKEMD